A portion of the Deinococcus peraridilitoris DSM 19664 genome contains these proteins:
- a CDS encoding S8 family serine peptidase: MRRFLLSLLLLCPGPAAAIRIQPLSPPAAPTAAGVAYRPRDPLYAQQWNLSAIRMQDAWQLSRGALVTVAVLDTGFASLPDLAGRVVNGYDFVSDVSVSGDGDGRDADARDGGETAYHASMVASLIASAHDASGLAGVNPRARIVHLRVADIHGHVRVEDLVDAMRWAVGLPVAGTPRNPSPARVLNLSLFADFIPLDRCDPRVQQVLDEVAARGVIVVAGAGNDDADAAGYTPAGCRNVITVTGTGREGRRAPYANWGRSVTLAAPGGGAAEPITVFTANGAARHTGTSLAAPLVSGVVSLMLGLNTRLTPNDVSALLQRSAGAFPGRSCDRAAAKTCGAGMLNAAAALEAARSFRRSP, encoded by the coding sequence GTGCGCCGCTTTCTGCTTTCATTGCTGCTGCTGTGCCCGGGACCTGCAGCAGCCATCCGGATTCAACCTCTGTCGCCGCCAGCTGCGCCAACTGCCGCCGGCGTGGCGTACCGTCCACGCGATCCGCTTTATGCACAGCAGTGGAATCTGAGCGCGATCCGCATGCAAGACGCCTGGCAGCTTTCGCGTGGTGCGCTTGTCACGGTGGCCGTGCTGGACACCGGATTCGCCTCCCTTCCTGACCTGGCCGGGCGGGTGGTGAACGGTTACGATTTCGTTTCGGACGTGAGCGTCTCGGGTGACGGCGATGGCCGTGATGCGGACGCCCGTGATGGCGGTGAGACTGCGTACCACGCGTCGATGGTGGCGTCATTGATCGCCTCGGCCCACGACGCCTCAGGGCTCGCCGGGGTCAATCCCCGCGCACGGATCGTGCACTTGCGTGTGGCCGACATTCACGGTCACGTTCGGGTTGAGGACCTGGTAGACGCCATGCGCTGGGCGGTGGGTCTGCCAGTCGCCGGCACGCCGCGAAATCCATCTCCGGCAAGGGTACTCAACCTGAGCCTATTCGCGGACTTTATTCCACTTGACCGCTGCGATCCTCGGGTACAACAGGTGCTTGATGAGGTGGCTGCACGCGGTGTCATCGTGGTGGCCGGGGCTGGCAACGATGACGCCGACGCCGCTGGGTACACACCTGCAGGTTGCCGAAACGTCATTACGGTGACCGGAACGGGGCGCGAGGGTCGGCGCGCCCCGTACGCCAACTGGGGCCGCAGCGTCACGTTGGCTGCCCCGGGTGGGGGCGCCGCGGAGCCCATCACCGTCTTTACCGCCAATGGCGCGGCCCGTCATACCGGCACCAGCCTGGCGGCGCCGCTGGTGAGCGGTGTGGTCAGCCTCATGTTGGGCCTCAACACCAGGCTGACCCCGAACGACGTGTCCGCGTTGCTTCAGCGCAGTGCCGGAGCCTTTCCCGGCCGGAGTTGCGACCGGGCGGCTGCCAAAACGTGCGGAGCGGGCATGCTCAACGCGGCGGCGGCGCTGGAGGCCGCACGAAGTTTCAGACGTTCACCGTGA
- the accB gene encoding acetyl-CoA carboxylase biotin carboxyl carrier protein, which translates to MDPRDLKRILDALIAADVREFGLKTGEYELNVKRGPDGAPVVYGVPAPVQAPVSAPVSAPVAAPVPTPVSVPTANAEASAVPAAAASGTPVKAPIVGTFYAASSPEMPPFVKVGDRVEVGQVLCIIEAMKLMNEIESETAGTVKQILVKNAEPVEYGQTLFVIE; encoded by the coding sequence ATGGATCCCCGTGACCTCAAGCGCATCCTCGACGCGCTTATTGCAGCCGACGTGCGTGAATTTGGACTCAAGACCGGTGAGTACGAGCTGAACGTCAAACGTGGCCCGGATGGCGCTCCGGTGGTGTATGGGGTGCCTGCGCCCGTTCAAGCACCCGTGAGTGCTCCGGTGAGCGCTCCGGTTGCGGCGCCCGTGCCCACACCCGTCAGCGTTCCCACGGCCAATGCGGAAGCGAGCGCTGTTCCCGCTGCTGCTGCGAGCGGTACGCCCGTCAAGGCCCCGATCGTGGGCACGTTCTACGCCGCGTCGTCACCGGAGATGCCACCTTTTGTCAAGGTGGGCGACCGCGTGGAAGTCGGGCAGGTGTTGTGCATCATCGAAGCGATGAAGCTGATGAATGAGATTGAGTCCGAGACCGCAGGAACCGTCAAACAAATTCTGGTGAAGAACGCCGAGCCCGTCGAGTACGGTCAGACGCTCTTTGTCATCGAGTAA
- a CDS encoding AAA family ATPase, whose amino-acid sequence MNSPLVYLLGWPGVGKLSVARTMARRTGWRVVDNHLINDPIFHVVGADGVTPLPDGTRPLVRRVRAAVFEAMTSVAPAHLGYIMTNMLVESENDRLIFSQVEEIARHRNAVFLPVLLTCEEHELRRRIITPERAERLKARSVEVLDHYLTQHTLLVPDHPDLLTLDTTHLSAEQAAHGVLAHLTASAADSAPTRPVEPSAPAG is encoded by the coding sequence ATGAATTCACCGCTGGTCTACCTGCTTGGCTGGCCTGGCGTCGGCAAGCTGAGCGTCGCACGTACGATGGCCCGCCGGACGGGATGGCGTGTCGTGGACAACCACCTGATCAACGACCCAATTTTTCACGTGGTCGGCGCGGATGGGGTCACCCCTCTGCCCGACGGAACCCGCCCACTCGTCCGGCGGGTCCGGGCGGCCGTTTTCGAAGCCATGACGAGCGTTGCGCCCGCGCACCTTGGTTACATCATGACCAACATGCTCGTCGAAAGCGAAAACGATCGCCTGATCTTCAGCCAGGTCGAAGAAATCGCACGCCACAGGAACGCGGTGTTTCTGCCCGTGCTCCTGACTTGCGAGGAACACGAGCTTCGGCGGCGCATTATCACTCCCGAACGGGCAGAGCGGCTCAAAGCCCGCTCGGTGGAGGTCCTCGATCATTACTTGACCCAGCACACCCTGCTCGTACCCGATCACCCGGACCTCCTGACGCTCGACACGACGCACCTGTCAGCCGAACAGGCGGCCCACGGGGTTCTCGCGCACCTCACGGCAAGCGCGGCTGACAGCGCGCCTACCAGGCCAGTCGAGCCGTCTGCGCCCGCAGGATGA
- a CDS encoding App1 family protein: MRALTLKLLGNLSSLLGGRLHRFVQRRRSLGILGIVGFTGHGTPDAAVLDGRVLRPQNLLLSNEQASRWQNARNVARRFASREATNILVRGSLYGASAEAQTDDEGYFKLRFRFGEPLADGWHTATLTLPHLNVRSEAPVRIVAGADFGVISDLDDTVVQTGVTRLWQMIGTVLFGNAHTRLPFPGVGALYRALTCGAGGTSNNPLFYVSSSPWNLFDMLWTFLEYRRIPLGPIFLRDWGLHIFRSGHHSHKLDAIEELFRTYPNLPFVLIGDSGEQDPEIYREVVHRHPQRVLAVYIRDVADARRDLDVLRLRAELRVHNIDLVLASDSLAAAHHAHALGLIQARGVREVGEAT, encoded by the coding sequence GTGCGCGCGCTGACTTTGAAACTTCTCGGTAATCTCAGCAGCCTGCTCGGCGGCCGGCTCCACCGTTTTGTCCAGCGGCGCCGTTCGCTGGGAATTCTGGGCATCGTCGGGTTCACAGGGCACGGCACCCCGGATGCTGCGGTGCTCGATGGCCGCGTACTGCGGCCTCAGAATCTGCTGCTGTCCAACGAGCAGGCTTCGCGCTGGCAGAACGCCCGGAATGTTGCCCGGCGTTTTGCCAGTCGTGAAGCCACCAACATTCTGGTTCGCGGTTCGCTTTACGGTGCCAGCGCCGAAGCACAGACCGACGACGAAGGCTATTTCAAGCTCAGGTTCCGTTTCGGCGAGCCGCTCGCCGACGGGTGGCATACCGCCACCCTCACCCTGCCGCACCTGAACGTCAGGTCCGAAGCGCCCGTCCGTATCGTGGCGGGCGCCGATTTCGGCGTGATTTCCGATCTCGATGACACGGTGGTGCAAACGGGCGTGACGCGGCTGTGGCAGATGATCGGCACCGTCCTCTTCGGCAATGCCCACACGCGTTTGCCCTTTCCCGGGGTCGGCGCGCTGTACCGGGCTTTGACCTGCGGCGCGGGCGGCACGTCCAACAACCCGTTGTTTTACGTCTCCAGCAGTCCCTGGAACCTCTTTGACATGCTGTGGACTTTCCTGGAGTACCGCCGCATACCGCTCGGACCGATTTTTCTGCGAGACTGGGGGCTGCACATCTTCCGTTCGGGCCACCACAGCCACAAGCTCGACGCGATCGAGGAGCTGTTCAGGACCTACCCGAACCTGCCGTTTGTCTTGATCGGCGACAGCGGCGAGCAGGATCCCGAAATCTACCGCGAAGTGGTGCACCGCCATCCCCAGCGGGTGCTGGCGGTATATATCCGTGACGTGGCCGACGCCCGGCGCGACCTCGACGTACTGCGCCTGCGCGCGGAACTGCGAGTGCACAACATCGATCTGGTCCTGGCCAGCGACAGTCTGGCCGCTGCCCACCACGCCCACGCGCTCGGCCTGATTCAGGCCCGAGGCGTTCGTGAGGTGGGCGAAGCGACCTGA
- the rnr gene encoding ribonuclease R produces MPQNKKDVAAPKRKAQAKKPASPGAAAQSTAKRQRQVKVADAVPQTLPETPETASGTSPRPKRGRKIAPVANSPIDTPTPTPTGEISALPTGTEAPVKPARKTRRSAVPTALPESPDPSVDSVAEAQAGAALQNETAPEVAVQIEEAPSKPARRGRKPRQEAVRVVPEAADPTPAAAPSEDTSLPARVAEAAQVSVETGVTVRPKPRRGRGAKASDEELPAALSEPVTLAPSATDSAQDADAPAATPTSKAKRGKRTTKPQVEASPTRRGRKTKAAGRDEASLSDTAGAASPLPAAELSHTEADLDTPFTPDESDLPLEVGPMLNEREARELLLQVMRKQDRPLHVRDLERLLSRRERESIGSRAEIEGLLERFVASGDLVRTRKRTYGLPDAMNLVKGRFQSSASGFGFLIPEAGGDDYYVAPESTLEAWNGDIVLVRPEGRVRRGESPRATVVRVLQRAHSRLVGSLEHSKGYALLKSDDSRVKHRVLLMPEGTEGVPTGARVLAELFWPETTGEDEVFGRITKVLGETDDPETETQAVIIKFDLRDEFPPEVLQEAQAIPARIPEEALTGRLDLRSYNIFTVDGKDAKDFDDAIHIEPSPGGNFVVGVHIADVSHYVKAGGPLDREAYLRATSVYLPGHVLPMLPEHLSNGVCSLVPNEDRLTLSAMIEVSADGDVLNVQLTPSVIRSQARLTYDEVQAYSEGVATLPEHARKVEGDLHLLLKLTSRMRQKRLREGSLDFKLREVKVDVDKEGNLQLIPIREETARGMIEDLMLLANKVVARFMLEQNAPALYRVHEEPTLGRFGEVSAALARMGVVLGEEPTPQAYQAALKKVRGTPQETVVNTLLLRSLKQARYTGENLGHFGLAFEEYLHFTSPIRRYPDLIVHRALRAALQGKTHGTTMNELRGQLPQMGDHTSERERSAAEAERDLTKYYQAKWAQAHLGESFDGTVSGVTSFGLFVALENGVEGLLHISNLDDDYYFFLEDALMLKGRSSGRTYRMGDQVRITIAQVNPLGRQIDFSQETDMTDDGVKPRARKRGEREQERAADRAVRITERPPRLAALDEQRQNNGPSTPRVAAAEPRGRSDDRRGRVGRGQPSERLAPPARTPERGERGGKRRVVTLDRPRNEHNRPVAVTVQRMYFGDWSSENLREDEGQGGTNPNGYRRPSGPRPQQGPQSRGPSQGPRNAAPQSGPGPGDAQAAAAPAGDGDRNRRRRRRRGRGNGKGSGE; encoded by the coding sequence ATGCCGCAAAACAAGAAGGATGTCGCGGCCCCGAAGCGAAAAGCGCAGGCCAAGAAGCCCGCATCGCCCGGAGCAGCCGCTCAAAGTACCGCGAAACGCCAGCGCCAGGTGAAGGTCGCAGACGCGGTACCCCAAACTCTCCCTGAGACGCCCGAAACGGCGTCGGGAACCTCTCCCCGTCCGAAGCGTGGACGGAAAATTGCGCCTGTCGCAAACAGCCCAATCGACACCCCGACCCCTACGCCTACGGGCGAAATCAGCGCCTTACCCACCGGCACCGAGGCGCCCGTCAAACCCGCACGCAAGACTCGCCGCAGCGCCGTGCCGACAGCGTTGCCCGAAAGTCCCGATCCTTCCGTGGACAGCGTGGCCGAAGCACAAGCTGGCGCCGCCTTACAGAACGAAACCGCCCCAGAGGTGGCCGTTCAGATCGAGGAGGCGCCCAGCAAACCCGCGCGCCGTGGACGCAAACCACGTCAGGAAGCCGTTCGGGTGGTCCCTGAGGCTGCAGACCCCACCCCAGCAGCGGCCCCGTCTGAGGACACGTCGCTGCCCGCAAGGGTGGCCGAAGCCGCGCAGGTGTCCGTGGAGACGGGCGTGACCGTACGTCCAAAACCACGCCGGGGACGCGGTGCAAAAGCAAGCGACGAAGAGCTCCCTGCGGCGCTCTCCGAACCGGTAACACTGGCACCCTCCGCCACGGATTCGGCACAGGACGCCGACGCGCCCGCTGCGACTCCGACCTCCAAAGCCAAACGGGGCAAACGCACCACCAAACCACAAGTCGAGGCGTCCCCCACACGACGCGGCCGCAAAACCAAGGCAGCCGGACGCGACGAAGCTAGCCTGTCCGATACTGCAGGTGCCGCGAGCCCATTACCGGCCGCCGAGCTTAGCCACACCGAAGCCGACCTCGATACGCCGTTCACTCCCGACGAGTCGGATCTGCCGCTCGAAGTGGGCCCGATGCTCAACGAGCGTGAAGCGCGCGAACTGCTGCTGCAGGTCATGCGCAAACAGGACCGTCCGTTGCACGTGCGTGACCTCGAGCGCCTGCTTTCACGTCGCGAGCGTGAAAGTATCGGCTCACGAGCCGAGATCGAGGGCCTGCTGGAGCGCTTCGTGGCCTCCGGGGACCTTGTGCGGACGCGCAAACGCACCTACGGTCTGCCCGACGCCATGAACCTGGTCAAGGGGCGCTTTCAGTCCTCGGCGAGTGGCTTTGGCTTTCTGATTCCCGAAGCGGGCGGAGACGACTATTACGTCGCGCCCGAATCCACCCTGGAAGCCTGGAATGGAGACATCGTGCTGGTCCGCCCCGAAGGCCGGGTGCGCCGTGGCGAGTCTCCTCGCGCCACGGTCGTGCGGGTATTGCAGCGCGCACATTCCCGTCTGGTTGGCTCGTTGGAGCACAGCAAGGGTTACGCCCTGCTGAAGTCCGACGACAGCCGCGTCAAACACCGGGTGCTGCTGATGCCCGAAGGCACCGAGGGTGTCCCGACAGGTGCCCGCGTGCTGGCAGAACTGTTCTGGCCCGAAACCACCGGTGAAGATGAGGTGTTCGGACGCATCACCAAAGTGCTGGGCGAAACTGACGATCCGGAAACCGAAACGCAGGCCGTGATCATCAAATTCGATCTGCGCGACGAATTTCCGCCGGAAGTGCTGCAGGAAGCCCAGGCCATTCCAGCGCGCATTCCCGAAGAGGCGCTCACGGGACGGCTGGATCTTCGCTCCTACAACATCTTCACGGTGGACGGCAAAGACGCCAAGGACTTTGACGACGCCATCCACATCGAGCCGTCGCCGGGCGGAAACTTCGTGGTCGGCGTGCATATTGCCGACGTTTCGCACTACGTGAAGGCGGGTGGGCCCCTGGACCGCGAAGCGTACCTGCGCGCCACGAGCGTCTACCTGCCCGGACATGTGCTGCCGATGCTGCCCGAGCACCTCAGCAACGGTGTGTGCAGCCTCGTGCCGAACGAGGACCGCCTGACCCTGTCCGCCATGATCGAGGTGAGCGCCGACGGCGACGTGTTGAACGTGCAGCTGACACCTTCGGTGATTCGCTCGCAGGCCCGGCTGACCTACGACGAAGTGCAGGCTTACAGCGAGGGAGTCGCTACCCTGCCCGAACACGCCCGCAAGGTCGAAGGCGACCTGCACCTGCTGCTCAAACTCACTTCGCGCATGCGGCAAAAGCGTCTGCGTGAAGGCAGTCTCGACTTCAAGCTGCGTGAAGTCAAGGTCGACGTGGACAAGGAAGGCAACCTCCAGCTCATTCCCATCCGCGAGGAAACTGCGCGCGGCATGATCGAGGACCTCATGCTGCTCGCCAACAAGGTTGTGGCGCGCTTCATGCTGGAACAGAACGCACCTGCGCTGTACCGTGTGCACGAAGAGCCCACCCTGGGACGCTTCGGCGAGGTCAGTGCCGCGCTGGCGCGCATGGGCGTCGTGCTGGGTGAAGAGCCTACCCCGCAGGCGTATCAAGCGGCGCTCAAGAAGGTTCGCGGCACGCCGCAGGAAACCGTCGTGAACACCTTGCTGCTGCGTAGCCTCAAGCAGGCGCGCTACACCGGTGAGAACCTCGGGCACTTCGGACTCGCCTTCGAGGAGTACCTGCACTTCACGTCCCCGATCCGCCGCTACCCCGACCTGATCGTTCACCGCGCCCTGCGCGCCGCCCTGCAGGGCAAAACGCACGGCACGACGATGAACGAGTTGCGAGGGCAGCTTCCCCAGATGGGCGATCATACCAGCGAGCGCGAACGCAGCGCGGCTGAGGCCGAACGCGACCTCACCAAGTACTACCAGGCCAAGTGGGCACAGGCACATCTCGGTGAAAGCTTTGACGGCACCGTCAGCGGCGTCACGAGCTTCGGACTGTTCGTCGCCCTGGAAAACGGGGTCGAGGGCCTGCTGCACATCAGCAATCTCGACGACGACTACTACTTCTTCCTGGAAGACGCCTTGATGCTCAAGGGGCGCTCTTCCGGCCGGACTTACCGAATGGGTGACCAGGTGCGCATCACCATTGCACAGGTCAATCCCCTGGGACGTCAGATCGATTTTTCGCAGGAGACCGACATGACCGATGATGGCGTCAAGCCACGCGCCCGCAAGCGCGGCGAACGCGAGCAGGAACGCGCCGCCGACCGTGCAGTGCGCATTACCGAACGTCCCCCCCGACTGGCTGCCCTCGACGAGCAGCGTCAGAACAACGGGCCATCCACCCCACGCGTCGCTGCGGCCGAACCTCGGGGGCGTAGCGATGACCGACGTGGTCGCGTCGGTCGGGGCCAGCCGAGTGAGCGTCTCGCCCCGCCTGCCCGCACACCGGAACGAGGCGAGCGCGGTGGCAAGCGGCGCGTCGTAACCCTGGACCGTCCTCGCAACGAACACAACCGCCCGGTGGCCGTGACGGTTCAACGCATGTACTTCGGTGACTGGAGCAGCGAAAACCTGCGTGAAGACGAAGGGCAGGGCGGCACCAATCCCAACGGCTACCGTCGCCCGAGTGGCCCCAGACCACAGCAGGGACCGCAGTCCCGTGGCCCGTCGCAAGGTCCCCGCAACGCTGCGCCGCAGAGCGGTCCAGGACCAGGCGACGCCCAGGCCGCTGCCGCGCCTGCGGGTGACGGCGACCGCAACCGTCGCCGCCGCCGCCGCCGGGGACGCGGCAACGGCAAAGGCAGCGGCGAGTAA
- the efp gene encoding elongation factor P: protein MISVTDLRNGTKVEMDGGLWECLEYSHLKMGRGGAKVVTKFRNMESGSIVDRTFNSGEKLQDIYVETKPMQYLYKDGEDYIFMDMETYDQISLPPVLAGDAARFMKENMEVEVQMFREKPLKISLPNQVILKITQTDPGVRGDTVSGGTKPATLESGAVVQVPLFVDQDASIKVDTRTGEYLGRA from the coding sequence ATGATCAGTGTGACAGACCTGCGAAACGGTACGAAAGTCGAAATGGACGGCGGATTGTGGGAGTGCCTGGAGTACTCGCACCTCAAGATGGGGCGCGGAGGCGCCAAGGTGGTCACGAAGTTCCGCAACATGGAAAGCGGCTCAATCGTTGACCGGACCTTCAACAGCGGTGAGAAGCTGCAGGACATCTATGTGGAGACCAAGCCGATGCAGTACCTCTACAAGGACGGTGAGGACTACATCTTCATGGACATGGAGACCTACGATCAGATCAGCCTGCCGCCTGTGCTGGCCGGTGACGCGGCGCGGTTCATGAAGGAAAACATGGAAGTCGAGGTGCAGATGTTCCGCGAAAAGCCCCTCAAGATTTCCCTGCCCAACCAGGTCATCCTGAAAATTACCCAGACGGACCCTGGTGTGCGTGGTGATACCGTCTCAGGCGGCACCAAACCCGCCACCCTGGAATCTGGAGCTGTCGTGCAGGTGCCGTTGTTCGTCGACCAGGACGCCAGTATCAAGGTCGATACCCGCACCGGCGAGTACCTCGGGCGGGCCTGA
- a CDS encoding exodeoxyribonuclease III, giving the protein MKAFLSRRLQGRTTVALEPARTSGPYAGRVIPGPSAHHEPDLTGRPLRVTTLNVNGLRSALRKGLLDWLEREQSDVVLLQEVRADPHPEVFAPLGYFSSWSPAQKAGYSGVAVLSRRAPDAVEVGVLHDAYDAEGRVLLTRFGPLQVVSVYVPSGSSGEARQQFKEEFLKHFHAWTRERLARGPMLLGGDLNIAHQNIDLKNWRSNQKNSGFLPQERRWLTEYLALGLRDTHRDSLGERAEYTWWSNRGNAYSNDVGWRLDYLLSGGLTLGNVRADREARLSDHAPLTGELLGAPDLSLLLRPGPPDTPGVP; this is encoded by the coding sequence ATGAAGGCTTTCTTAAGTCGTCGGCTGCAGGGCCGGACAACGGTAGCCCTGGAGCCAGCACGCACGTCAGGCCCGTATGCTGGACGGGTGATTCCTGGCCCCTCCGCTCACCACGAACCCGATCTCACAGGCCGGCCGCTCAGGGTTACCACGTTGAATGTCAACGGGTTGCGCTCCGCCCTGCGCAAAGGCCTGCTCGACTGGCTTGAGCGCGAACAAAGCGACGTGGTGCTGCTGCAGGAGGTCCGCGCCGATCCTCACCCGGAGGTGTTCGCGCCCCTGGGCTATTTCAGCAGCTGGTCACCCGCGCAGAAGGCCGGCTACAGTGGCGTCGCCGTGCTGTCACGACGTGCGCCGGACGCAGTTGAGGTCGGCGTGCTGCACGACGCTTACGACGCCGAAGGGCGGGTGCTGTTGACCCGATTCGGACCACTTCAGGTGGTGAGCGTGTACGTTCCGAGCGGCAGTTCCGGTGAAGCGCGCCAGCAATTCAAAGAAGAATTTCTGAAACACTTCCACGCCTGGACCCGCGAGCGGCTCGCGCGTGGCCCAATGCTGCTGGGCGGCGATCTCAATATCGCCCACCAGAACATCGATCTTAAGAACTGGCGCAGCAACCAGAAGAATTCGGGCTTTTTGCCGCAGGAGCGTCGGTGGCTGACCGAGTATCTGGCGCTGGGACTGCGTGACACCCACCGCGACTCGCTCGGCGAACGCGCCGAGTACACCTGGTGGTCAAACCGGGGCAACGCGTACAGCAACGACGTGGGCTGGCGCCTGGATTACCTGCTGTCGGGCGGGCTCACACTCGGTAATGTGCGGGCAGACCGGGAAGCGCGGCTCAGCGATCACGCACCTTTAACTGGAGAGTTGCTCGGTGCACCGGACCTGTCGCTGCTCCTGCGGCCTGGGCCGCCGGACACGCCTGGAGTTCCATGA
- the accC gene encoding acetyl-CoA carboxylase biotin carboxylase subunit, translating to MFKKILIANRGEIALRVIRTAREMGVKTVVVYSQPDEGSLPVLLADESVCVGPAASNASYLNIPNILSAALMTGAEAIHPGYGFMAENPDFAEMCGEHGIVFIGPTPESMRALGSKAGGREIAANSGVPTVPGTGVLESVDEALLSAKQIGYPVLLKASAGGGGRGQKVVRTQEELRSAFGQAQEEARLYFGDPAIIMEKFLEEFRHVEVQVMGDGQGHVIHIGERDCSIQRRNQKLIEEAPSTLPDTLRQEILAAGVRLAKFVNYAGAGTLEFIVDRDGNYYFMEMNTRIQVEHCVSEEISGLDFVKLQLEIAAGEGLRLLQEDIVLRGHAIECRINAEDPNKDFRPAAGKIDNVHFAGGPGVRVDSHAYTGYVIPPHYDSLIGKLIVHGDDRDHAIRRMKRALDETVVQGPKTTIPLYIKIMENPFYRRGAVMTNFLKTRMEM from the coding sequence ATGTTCAAGAAAATTCTGATTGCCAACCGGGGAGAAATTGCGCTGCGCGTGATCCGCACGGCGCGTGAAATGGGCGTCAAGACGGTCGTGGTCTACAGCCAGCCGGACGAGGGCAGCCTGCCCGTTCTGCTGGCCGACGAGTCGGTGTGTGTCGGTCCAGCGGCGAGCAACGCCAGCTACCTCAACATTCCCAACATCCTCTCTGCGGCCCTGATGACTGGCGCCGAGGCCATCCATCCTGGCTATGGATTCATGGCCGAAAACCCTGACTTTGCCGAGATGTGCGGTGAGCACGGCATCGTCTTTATCGGACCCACCCCAGAAAGCATGCGCGCTCTTGGCAGCAAGGCAGGCGGACGCGAAATCGCCGCCAATTCTGGCGTACCGACCGTTCCGGGCACCGGCGTGCTGGAAAGTGTCGACGAGGCGCTTTTGTCGGCCAAGCAGATCGGATATCCGGTCTTGCTGAAAGCCAGCGCCGGGGGGGGCGGACGCGGCCAGAAAGTGGTGCGTACCCAGGAGGAATTGCGCTCCGCGTTCGGGCAGGCGCAAGAAGAAGCCCGACTGTACTTTGGTGACCCGGCCATCATCATGGAGAAGTTTCTGGAGGAATTCCGGCACGTCGAGGTACAGGTCATGGGTGACGGTCAGGGGCACGTCATTCACATTGGCGAGCGCGACTGCTCGATTCAGCGGCGCAACCAGAAGCTGATCGAGGAAGCGCCCAGCACCCTGCCCGACACCCTGCGCCAGGAGATCCTCGCGGCAGGTGTGCGCCTCGCCAAGTTCGTCAACTATGCCGGGGCAGGTACGCTGGAATTCATCGTGGACCGCGACGGCAACTACTACTTCATGGAGATGAACACCCGCATTCAGGTCGAACACTGTGTCTCCGAGGAAATCTCCGGCCTGGACTTCGTGAAGCTGCAACTGGAAATCGCGGCGGGTGAAGGCCTGCGGCTGCTGCAGGAAGATATCGTGCTGCGCGGTCACGCCATCGAGTGCCGCATCAATGCCGAAGACCCCAACAAGGATTTTCGCCCGGCGGCAGGCAAGATCGACAACGTACACTTCGCGGGTGGGCCCGGTGTGCGGGTCGACAGCCACGCGTACACGGGCTACGTCATCCCGCCACACTATGACAGCCTGATCGGCAAGCTGATCGTGCACGGCGACGACCGTGACCACGCGATCCGCCGCATGAAACGTGCGCTCGACGAGACGGTGGTGCAGGGCCCCAAGACCACCATTCCGCTCTATATCAAGATCATGGAAAACCCCTTTTACAGACGGGGTGCGGTCATGACCAACTTTCTCAAAACCCGGATGGAGATGTAG
- a CDS encoding SDR family NAD(P)-dependent oxidoreductase, with product MTSPRLSGPPSASLHVIVTGASSGLGRAIARDLHGRGHRLVLAARRAEQLEALAAELSPAGHRVLAVPTDVGDPESRAALIQRAQAVFGPLDVLVNNAGVGGSRGQTFWELPLQEATVDINLLALIDLTHQTLPGMVERGRGHIINVASVAGLIATEPLYSASKFGVRGFSLAVRRQLLGTGVHVSLVSPGFVRSEMTADVRFPLPGPETVAHAVAGLLQRPRREVVVPGAYRALVALERAWPRLGDLLVRQIMAQRRAPR from the coding sequence ATGACTTCGCCTCGACTGTCAGGTCCCCCATCCGCCTCACTGCACGTCATCGTGACGGGTGCGTCCAGCGGGCTGGGACGCGCCATTGCCCGTGATCTTCACGGACGTGGGCACCGCCTGGTGCTGGCCGCCCGCCGGGCCGAACAGCTTGAGGCGCTGGCTGCCGAACTCTCCCCTGCCGGACACCGGGTACTGGCGGTGCCGACGGACGTCGGTGATCCAGAAAGCCGCGCCGCCCTGATTCAGCGCGCGCAGGCGGTATTCGGTCCCCTCGACGTGCTGGTCAACAACGCCGGAGTCGGCGGTTCACGTGGCCAGACGTTCTGGGAGCTTCCCCTGCAGGAAGCGACTGTGGACATCAACCTTCTCGCCCTGATCGACCTGACCCATCAGACCCTGCCGGGCATGGTGGAGCGCGGGCGGGGGCATATCATCAACGTGGCCTCGGTGGCGGGTCTGATTGCCACCGAACCGCTCTACTCGGCCAGCAAATTCGGAGTGCGGGGTTTCTCGCTCGCAGTGCGGCGTCAGTTGCTCGGCACCGGAGTCCACGTCAGCCTCGTCTCGCCTGGATTCGTACGCAGCGAGATGACAGCCGACGTGCGTTTTCCCCTGCCTGGCCCGGAAACGGTGGCCCACGCTGTCGCGGGCCTGTTGCAGCGCCCACGCCGCGAGGTGGTGGTTCCAGGCGCCTACCGGGCCCTGGTGGCACTCGAGCGGGCCTGGCCCCGCCTCGGAGACCTGCTGGTTCGCCAGATCATGGCCCAGCGCCGCGCGCCCCGCTGA